One part of the bacterium genome encodes these proteins:
- a CDS encoding GxxExxY protein codes for MIKKKVSDFVYEELSYKIRGCAFEVYNTLGFGHKEKVYQKALCLEFERAKIRYEQEKALPIIYDDKKIGIYRPDFVINDEILIEIKAVPVMPKSHETQLTYYLKGTSYRLGFLINFGAPKIEIRRRVWTPSYQRTSVKNQ; via the coding sequence ATGATTAAAAAGAAGGTATCAGATTTTGTTTACGAAGAGTTGTCTTACAAAATCCGCGGCTGCGCCTTTGAAGTTTATAATACTCTTGGATTTGGCCATAAAGAAAAAGTTTATCAGAAGGCGCTTTGTTTAGAATTTGAGAGAGCGAAAATCAGATACGAACAGGAAAAAGCTTTACCAATTATTTACGACGATAAGAAAATCGGTATTTACAGGCCGGATTTTGTAATTAACGATGAAATTCTGATAGAGATAAAAGCTGTTCCGGTAATGCCCAAAAGCCATGAAACCCAGCTTACTTATTATCTTAAAGGGACTAGCTACAGGCTTGGATTTCTCATAAACTTTGGCGCCCCAAAAATAGAAATTCGCCGTCGTGTCTGGACACCTAGTTATCAGCGGACATCGGTTAAGAATCAATGA